TGGCAAAGAAAGGAGTGATGCCAGCCATGAGCACCTATCAAGCTTTAATGGTCAGTTTGGCGTTTGGGACGTTTATTATTACACTCCTTGCGCTAATCATTAAAATGAACAATAAAAAATAGCTTCTCTCCCTATTCATCAAGGGAGAGAAGCTGTCTTCAAATCATTTCGAACGGTATCTATGTCCGGATCACAGCTGCCACTGTGGCCGGACGTTATTTTTATTATAGCATAATCTCTAACATTTGATGAGCCGCAAATCTTTTTTTCATAATTTTTCCATACTTTTCAGCTGATAGGATATCT
This Halobacillus salinarum DNA region includes the following protein-coding sequences:
- a CDS encoding putative holin-like toxin, with product MSTYQALMVSLAFGTFIITLLALIIKMNNKK